A region from the Peromyscus maniculatus bairdii isolate BWxNUB_F1_BW_parent chromosome 5, HU_Pman_BW_mat_3.1, whole genome shotgun sequence genome encodes:
- the LOC102922760 gene encoding non-histone chromosomal protein HMG-14 has product MPKRKVSADGAAKAEPKRRSARLSAKPAPAKVDAKPKKAAGKDKPSDKKVQTKGKRGAKGKQAEVADQQTTDVPAENGEAENQSPASEVEEKEAKSD; this is encoded by the coding sequence ATGCCCAAGAGGAAGGTTAGCGCGGACGGAGCGGCGAAGGCGGAGCCCAAGCGGCGCTCGGCGAGGCTGTCGGCCAAGCCCGCCCCTGCCAAGGTGGACGCGAAGCCGAAGAAGGCCGCGGGGAAGGATAAACCATCAGACAAAAAAGtgcaaacaaaagggaagaggggagcaaaGGGCAAACAGGCGGAGGTGGCTGACCAGCAAACCACAGATGTGCCTGCAGaaaatggagaggctgagaaccagagtccagcctctgaagtcgaagagaaagaagccaagtcCGACTAA